The nucleotide window CACTGGACGCACAATCCATATTTCCCTTATTTGTTTTTTCGTACTATACTTCAGAAAATAAATCTTTCTACCCCTAAGTCAATGAATCCTCAAGTTTTTTTGTcataattatttctataaaaaaaaatataaactgaCGAATAAAGCAAGAAAGAGCGtaattgaatatataaattgtaCGAAACAACATCAGAAAAGGGAAGGACCACTAACTGCAACAATCATGCACTcatcaattaatatttgaagaaTTAGGTAGGGAACAGTTTCCCGGAAATTCCccacgatatatatatatatttgaaggaGAGTCTCGAAGTAATAACAAAAGTgtcttcattttatttatctGTTACATGTTTAAGTCATGAAAATAAccacttatatttttattagtataaaataTTCATTTCACATGTCTTAAAATGTGATCCTTTTCCGAACCTTACATTAACGCGAGATGCTTTATGTACTTACAGACTCGGCTCTTTTTAATAGCTTTGAAATGATGGggatattatttgaaaaaaaaaaaacatttaaattattgatgattatattatttgaataaGTGATATAATTAATAATCATATCTATGATATGAACACCTCTAAGATTTGGTGATATTGTCATCGCATCTATTTATTGTCCTTCTGGCGGgagtcaaatattatttttttctgctTTAACCTTTTTATAATACTccaaaaattttcttttaaattatttagtataaCCAACAAGTCCATATCGGCTCCCTTATCCATcactattttttaatgtttaattaTAATGAGTAAGCGCTAATTGAGTGGACGTAAATATTGAGTACATTTAGGTTTTGAGAGTTAATTGAGGATTTTTATTCGGCCACAAAAGAGATAATTGATCATACATAAGTCATTTCTTAATAAGTCATAGCTAATATGCACTTAGAAGTCAGAAGTTATGATAGAAGCGGTTCAACTATATTAGTGATCTAgcaataaaatttagttttttgaGGTCATGAGATGTGAAGTTGTTAAGAAATTACTTTTTGTAATCGATTTTCTCTGATTATTCTTTTTTCACTTGATAATATGATCAATATATTTAACTTTCCTTCAAAATAtgtcaattttcttttaataatttttaacttttatatatgaattttttttttttacaaatagtactcaatatttttttttaaaaaaataatttattttatctattatagttaaaataaaataagacatttcaaatttaaatgCCTAAAACAATTGATTTCTTCAACTCTATTGAGAGGTTATTCAGCTTCTTTAATTAATAAACCAGGACATAATGtctttatcttatttattttttcaatttccataGTTCATCTTTAAAAGGTGGGTCCCATTTGAGCAGCTTCCCCTGCCAATATCAATGGACAGGgctttatttcaattttgtgaCAGGAATCAACACCGTTCGTCAAATCCTAATCTATGTTAAACGTTTGCTGGACCAACATGATTGGTTGATGTATAGGTGAAACGGACTCATCcttgattaaattttttgggttcgagctttaagtataaaaaaaattatgttagaAATATAATTTGTCTTATACgtgattcaaatttaatcgaaaCTCAAATATGGACTTTAGACATTAAAatcaaaaaatactttttgcCTTTCCCGGCAGAGGCTCCTTTTGTGCTCAGAGTTATAGCACTTCCCAATTGTACCCCGTGAGTACTCCACCATATATATTTATCGCCGTTTAGTCATTCTAATAGTctgttttgtttagttttttgGCGAATCATGTTACAATACATGTTTCATGTCAACGTTACCCGAAAAATTATTTAGCATCAGTTAAACAGTTGATAAGGTCCGAGTTAGTGTATAGAAGTAATAAAATATGATCtgttaattaaatatattgtaTGGTTCTacgttttaaaaagaatattgaaTCTCATTGTATACCGTGTTGGTCTTGAGCATCTTAGTTCATAAATTAGGGCATCAATTTCCAAGGCATCTCAGAACGATTATCATTATTAGTAGGCCAGCAACAAGATATTTATACACAACCCAAGCATAAGGTGGATCTGTAATaattaaatgcaataatgaaaGTAAGCCAGTAAGTGTACGACTGGAAAATTACAACataacaaaccaaaaaaaattatgatgaaatgataaatactttttcatatttaatttaaagtcTAAATTCAAATGCTTCAATTTTCATCTTCAAATATCAGAtatgaaaaatccaaaaaagaaaaaagaaggaaaatgacAACATGGGAGAGTGGTATTTGAAAGGTTATGGTAGGTAAGGTACACGTGTAAAAATGAGTAGTCATAACTGCCAGAAGCTTGGGGAAATGGGGAGAAGGAGTAGTCACCATCTTGTTGGATAAGGGTAAAGTTGGAAAATTTTGCATGTTTAATTACTGAAACGTGGCATTATAACAAAGATGACTGAGGAAGGGAAAGAGAAGCTAAGTCGCAACCGCCAGGCAAACACTACCAGGCGGCGCCATACTGAGCAGTCCACAACATTGATAAAACCTGTGCACCTCGATCGGCGCTAGCTCTTTGATTAATCTCATGGGCAGTCTCTGCCAACCACTAAATGCACGACtgcaatataaatataaatataaatatgaagaaTTGAGCCTCGTTTTGGCTTAACAATATTTGATGTTCATGTGCTTTCCCGACAACTTCACGCCACAATAAACACCCACACTCCTTTGGAGTTTGCCCTTTCTTGTCTTCACACACTTTACTCATCATCTCATCAGATGCTGCCCACGGTTTTCACGCGCTCTCTTtcatcctatatatatatatatattataactaCAATTATTGTAGTATCTATTCTCCTCAATATTACCACTCCTTACTCCTTATATATATCCATTGTACTTGTTCCGTTTTTCAGACATGCATCCAATTACTGAAAAAATAGCATCGGCAGATGAGGTATACATACAACTCACCAAATGTACGTCATACTCTTAATCATTCGTGGCTGAGTCAAGATTTTCATTAAGatggttcaaaatctgaaaaatagaCACACAAACTAGTGGAAGAGTATTCGACATTTACTACatatatctaaaaaaatattttaccatATATGGTTTTTTGCCGAATGAACGGATTCGGATGATCCCTGAAGTCAAGGCGGCTCCACCCATGGTCTCCATAACGTGTGTTTCGAAATGATAATGTATACCCAAATTTTATCTTTATCTACTTTAAGGTGAATAATGTATTTTCGATAAATCCTTAGTTGAGATCAACAAAAATGAGATATAGAATCTGTTCTACTTCATTTATCTCATATTTatgtaaatgaaaaattaacatatttttgttaaaaataaatgaattttaaacatatgcTTTTTTATTAATGAGAAAATTTATTGCAGAATATATATaatctatatttttaaaagaaatattttcttaattacgTGCTCAATCAAAATACTctttacataaattaaaacacgaaggtattaatttaacttataatGATTTGTATtacttaataaaattttaaaagtgaaatacaTAATCAGACAAAAGAAACAATCTCACATTAAAACACGAAGATATTAATTGTGAATGGCATATCCCGCAAATATGCTACTAGTTAGCACGTCTGTCACTAacaaaaactattttatttcattaactAATCTACTAAATGATCTCTAGCTATCTCCATTGTTGTAtgttataatttgtttttgggtttttcacCTGGTGATCAACGCTCATTCTGAAGCTTGGATTAAATTTGGATCACACATTGACATTGTTATAACATATATATGCATACCGAGTACAACGAAGCTCTTCGAAAATTGACAAATATTAGActatcaaatatcaaaatttcacaaaaattaaaaagacgAACCTATTGATTATCCTGTGATTACTATACTAATCAATTAGAACTGTATAATTACAGTTGTTGACATGCAGTGTTATgccttttatattttattcttcaaatttcgATTGGCAAACTAATTTTAATAGAGTGAATTCTGTCACAAAAGATTTAcctttattaaaataaatttgcatattttaaacattatattacaaattataataattaacaattttaaaacacataaaattttacgattaaaaataaaatcacatcAGACGATATAGGTAAAGTAACTTCAACACTTATAACAAAAGGATAGAATTGGAGTTGAAAATTGGTCAATCAGAAGCTAATGGAATAGATTAATTTTTCATAACACAAATTAAGGTCCTACTAATTCATGTAAAAGATTATAATTTATGAGGCACATagattagatttttaaaaaaatgttgggTCTTATTGATCACTGCATAGTGCCGACACCAGGTGACCTCATGGGGAGGTTGacctaaataaataataattcccAAGTCCTCTATACTGTTAACTTAATTACGGACcattactatttaattaatcCTGTTTAGCACAAGCAATCTATTGTTATTGGAGAGTGCTTCACGCGCCTTGGTGTCTTGCTCTTTCTAATTTCGTCATGCATCAATCCAATTATGTCAACATACACCTTTTTATAACACTAATTACGAGTATATCATTTATGTTTAGTACTCTgttcttaattacttgtttatttttttcttttttagttgttcataattacttgtttattttgacaaatcaagaaggACAACTTTGAAAGAGATagaacttttcttgaatttttaattcatccacttcataattaataagagtcaaatgataaactcactatgtcaatcattattttgtTAATAGATTTGTCAATTTGAAAGTAAAcaggaaaaggaaaataagattATTACTAATCGCACGCCAACAGAAAACTATACTATACGACTGAGTAAAATTAGTATTTCCCCCTTCCAATTTATATAGGTAACATACGTCCCTTTTTTAATCCAaacaatcatatatttttaattttaaaataattgatatttgaccttattattttatatttaatagaataatttataattatataaacatTTATGTATGAGATATTTTAgattacaaaatatataaaaacattaatttatttttcaatgaaaTATCGATGCATAAATTAAAActtacaatattattattttttatgttttaatttaattgacACATTTATAGTTCATGTAAAGTAAAATAGTGTTAATATTTCCCAAGTATGTCCTATCTTTGCCTATAAAATCGTTCTTTGATGCCCCATAATCAAATACAACACTTTTCTCACTCTTGCTCTCTTCTAACTCTTGCAATACTCTGcctatcataaaaaaaaaaatcctaagaGAAAATGAGAACAGATATAGAAAGCTTTTGGATTTTTGCATTAGCTTCAAAATGCATAAACTCTATCTACTTTATTCTCTTCATTGTTCTGTTTTGGCTAGTCATGAACATCATTTACTGGTCTCATCCTGGAGGCCCTGCTTGGGGAAAATATAATTGGAGGAAAAATTCCTGTTTAactaataacaacaataatatacccGGCCCAAAAGGATTTCTCCTAGTAGGAAGTATGAACCTCATGGTTGGTTTAGCACACCGCAAAATAGCAGCGATGGCTGAATCTTGCGTAGCCAAGCGTCTCATGTCCTTAAGCCTAGGCGAAACCCGAGTTATTGTTACGTGTAATCCAGACGTAGCTAAGGAGATTTTGAATAGCTCTGTTTTCGCTGATCGTCCTGTAAAAGAATCAGCATACAGTTTAATGTTCAACAGAGCAATTGGTTTCGCTCCATATGGTGTCTACTGGCGTACCCTTCGGAAAATTGCAGCCACGCACTTGTTCTGTCCCAAGCAAATTAAAGCTTCGGAAGCTCAACGTTTTCAAATTGTAAGACAGATGGTTACAATGTTCCAATTAGGCGGACAGGACGACGTAGTTCGAGTTAGAGATGCTTTAAAATTGGCTTCTTTAAATAACATGATGTGTTCTGTTTTTGGGCGAAAATATAGTCTTGATTGTTGTAACGCAGAAACAGAAGAATTGGGAAAATTGGTTGAGGAAGGTTATGAGCTTTTGGGTATGCTTAATTGGTCTGATCATTTATCTTGGCTAACTGAATTTGATCCACAAAAAATACGGCTCAGATGCTCTCGTTTGGTACCTAAAGTGAACAAGTTTGTTAGCAGGATCATCAACGAACATAAGGCTCAATTGGGTGATGTTCATCCTGATTTTGTGCATGTCTTGCTCTCTCTTCAAGGCTCTGAACGATTATCAGACTCTGATATGATCGCCGTACTTTGGGTAAgcattatatattattatagcACAAAAACTAATCACTGAAATTCTCCTCGTTGTTAATATGTCACTATATCTTTTAATGATATGtaagcataaaaaaaaatactgacTAGTTTGGATTTAAGTTTTATGCCACCATGGTTTTTATATACCTTTTTCACAATTATGGTTGATTAATTACTCATCATTTTTCACTTTATGTGCAATtagtagtaatatttttatgaacTGATTCTGTGAATATTTAGTTTTCTCGtaaatttctttccttttaaaagtatattttaaaaaattcaaccaTGCCATCCCTGCTAGTGAGAATATATTCAGGGTCAATTTCTGATTTTCACAATCGCACTTGTTCTGAAAGCAACCACTTTTTATATTTCCCTCTTTTCTTACGTGGAACTAGTTgccttttcattttcatttaacTCCTTTAAATATTACAAACAAATAGGATGGCAcctttaaaaagaataaaaagaaactATTCAGCATTGCACTTGATGTAATAACATTATCTTATTCTACTTGAACATACACGCGGACATAAAATCAAATCCCACAAAAAGAATGCACTAAATTCTCTTTAATCATACAGTTTTATGATTAAAATGTAgtagtaacttttttttttttttgcaggaaATGATATTTAGGGGGACTGATACGGTAGCAGTATTAATAGAATGGATATTAGCAAGAATGCTAATTCATCCTCAAGTTCAATCAAAGGTCCAAACAGAATTGGACCGGATCGTCGGAGAATCACGTGCCTTGACAGAGTCCGATGTATCGGAGATGACATATCTACCGGCTGTAATAAAAGAAGTACTAAGGTTACACCCTCCAGGTCCACTACTCTCGTGGGCCCGCCTTGCTATAACAGATACAACGGTGGATGGGTATCACGTGCCGGCTGGGACCACTGCCATGGTAAACATGTGGGCCATAACCCGAGATCCAGATGTTTGGGCTGACCCACTTGAATTCCAACCCGAAAGGTTCGTAAATGGCCCGGATTTTTCGGTTTTAGGATCCGATTTGAGGCTTGCACCGTTTGGATCCGGAAGGAGAACTTGCCCCGGTAAAACACTGGGCCTTACTACAGTTACCTTTTGGGTCGCAACGCTTCTACATGAATTCCGTTTTGGGCCCATTGAGAATAACGGGCCTGTTGACTTATCTGAGGTATTGAGGCTATCTTGTGAAATGGTCAACCCACTTACCGTTAGGGTCAGACCAAGACATGCTCTTCATCAAACCCAATAAttgcaatttaaaaaaaagtttttttttttttttttatcttctgaAACCCCTTCTTTATAAAAATGTCTTAaatgttttgttttatatttgtattttgatatTTAGAGAGGTCATTTGACTTTGGATGTACAAATGATATGTTTAAATTAAACATAAGACACATATATGCTATGCATTTATAAtgttaattcaaaatattatatatgttaaaaCTAGATGGATGCTTCTTAAAGTCAGATGTCTattcaagaaaaggaaaaattatatgGGTTAGCACCCCCTATATTTATGTATAGAGACGAGATTATATACATATTCAATGTAATGTATTTCACTGTTATTATATGCACAAACAATATTTTGTTACGTTTCAAAATCGAAATACAACTACCTTTTATAACTAAGCAAGCTCTATTTTTTCACAAAGTTGAGCGCAAATAGCGTTATTTATGCTAACATTGTTAATACGAAATGACATATATGATTAATGTATACCACCGTTACAAGAATAAGCATGAGCAGCACTACAACTTTTctctttaattaatataatgagAATCTACGTATGTTTCGTAAAAGAATGCTTTTGTTTTACATTAGAATATTTATTGTACAATATTAAAACTTAGAAGAATATAGCACACTGTCCTTTTTATGCCGTTCTACTTTTGGCATAACACAATAATTGATGGATTCGAAATGGGCATTATATTTTGTATGATGAGTTGAATAAATATGTGGACTCTTtttcttgttcattttttttttggtttctccaTGTATAATATCCGATTAAATCTTTAATTAGTTACTTCGAATTCACATTAAGAAGTCCTAATTTAAAAATCAGATCATTTCTACTAAAATAACTCTCTATATTGCTAAGGCTCAATGAAAATCTTTAGACAATCAAactaaaatatgttttaattaaatatctcaaTTATTAATAAAGTGTTTCAACTAGCTACACTTTtgaattacatttaaaaaaaaaacacttttacaCGTGTTTCGTTTATAACATGGTTAAGTTAACCGCATAAAATATGTCATCTTTTGTATATACGCTTCAACCTCGATTAGAAAAAGTCTAGGGTTTTACGACTTATTAAGGCGAATGCGcatattaaagaaaatgatatattttatgtgattaACTTAATTACCTAATAAACGAACGTgaacatatacaaaagaaattcaaaatttaaacctTTAAGTGTGCAATTGAAACAATTTATTGGGAATTCGGGTATTCAATTGAATTAAGGGGTTAATTATGTATCTAAGccaataaagaaataaatttgtttATTTGTAGGGTATATATTGTGCATTATCGATGGGGTTTCATCTGATCCAAGTGTTGGACCATGATTACCCAATTAATTCCTCAGAGACGCATATTTCTCTTTCAttgttgaaaataataaatatttttgtccTAATCTAATGTACATTGTCAATACATAAATACTTGCATACGTATGTATGAAACTTTAATTAGTttgtattatttaaaattttcaacatTTGTTTTGGGTACAacgaaataaattttatatcactAACAAAGCTCTCTCTACATATACATGGAATATAGTACGCTAGTATGtctagattttcttttttactatAATAAGTAGCTAAATATACTTATTAGAATAAAATTAGTAGAGCAAAAGTCAGCTTCACGTCATAGAAACTAATAATGTAATTATCCAAAATATTCAACTAAATGAATCTTGGATGATGTGTAGAATTTGAGAAAGTAAGccctaaattaaaataattccGACAACAAAGGGAAGATATATTAAAAGAAACACAAAGATTTAATGTAACAATAGTCGTCATTCGATCGACATCCACATCCTCGGATAGTAAACATCTTTCACCTTCAACTTTAAGTTTGTGTGTTTGagtcaaaaaaattatagatGCTACAAAATGATTTTGTTACATGTGAATTCATGATctgtttgaaaaattaaaaattttatttacctattttcttgaatttattattCTGAGAAAAACATTTTTAGGGCACCCTAAGGAATCTTAAAGTTGACTAAGGATAGGATTTGTGAATACTATTACATGATTTATGCAGTTAACTAgtataattaaaaacttaatgaCATCACTGAAAGCCTCAAGCCTGCAACAAATTACAAGTTGTCCTGTCAACTTGGCATATATACTACAAAATTAAGAACAACAATATCGTCAGGAATAATTAGCTGTTAATGAACTGGTGACGACTTGCAAAAAAAAGCCTATTTGTTGGTGTTGATACTTCCAAATTAATGCtaaatttaaattatggttATTAATAATGCATGTAACTGGTCCAATTAATGTTTTCGGTTGAAggtctaaaatatatttgaattttgaccgaaattgttgttacgataccgaACTTTGGAAAAGACCTTATATCCatctgcactatttaatagtatatttaaaggtatatatgtgcccacgtggatatcataaatagtaatatgtccaagtgggcacatatatatctataaaatacactattaaatagtgcagggtaaaaaaggtcctccataaaatttgatatcgtaacaacaattttgaccaaagttaaagtatttttcagacccttttcccttgtTTTAATTTGTCTAATTCTTTTCTAGGACAAGTCTACCACTagaacaaaatattataaagtatGCTGCTAATGACCATGACTAATTGCCTAGttttcaaataatcaaataatattgTTTCTGTTTGATTATTCCAAGAATTTGTGTTTGGAAATTAAGTATGTTTCCAACTTGCCATCATATTGAGGAACGCAAGCTACGAGATCCCGATTGTAGTTCTTTTGGGACTTTAGtctctcaattaattaattgattatctGAAACTTTCACGATATTAATGAAAGTTCAATTCTCTATCTTATAATACTCTCCTCACCTCATTTCTGGCAAACGAATTCGCAATTAGTCTGAGACATACGTCACACACATGGCCAGTGACGGAAACTGATCAACTCAGTACttctaatatataaattataagatatacatgtatataattCACCAAAATgtctaataaaatattatacatCTTGAATCTATAGTTCTAAAAGTAGAATAAATAGTGGTAAAATCACAAATAGTCAACCTATGTGAAGTTAAAATTTTGGATCCAATATATGATACGTACCCTCGACTAGTCATAATTTGAAAGTGGACCTATGTGTAGTTAATTTTACACCGTGAAACATGATTAAGATAACAATCTTTTATGTCGAATTATTGTTTCCATAAAAGAGCCAAGAAGTATCaatcataagtaaaacaaatgaatcaaacaatatatatatcaaacataATGGTTGAGTGTTTATTTCACCAATTGATTGAAGAGGTTTGGCCTTTGCCTCCTCCATTTTTATACAACTTGAAATAAAAACACTTGAAAATCAACGAGGAGGCAAATAAATTAGTGGCGGACATTATGAAACATACTCTCCATGACCAATTCCAATTTGTAATGAACAAACATCCTATAACCTTTTCTTTAATAATTTGATGTGTTGAAAACGACCTttcacctatatatatattcaaaattttacttcAAGTTGCATCGATAAGGGTGGGTTGCGGGTTATGTTATgaacattatatatattaaattgatGGAGACATCCAAAACTATATTGAAAACACTAATCAACAAATTAATCGTACGATTTCCAATGTTTGGATAAGGAACAAGATGTTAAT belongs to Solanum stenotomum isolate F172 chromosome 1, ASM1918654v1, whole genome shotgun sequence and includes:
- the LOC125853688 gene encoding cytochrome P450 78A6-like codes for the protein MRTDIESFWIFALASKCINSIYFILFIVLFWLVMNIIYWSHPGGPAWGKYNWRKNSCLTNNNNNIPGPKGFLLVGSMNLMVGLAHRKIAAMAESCVAKRLMSLSLGETRVIVTCNPDVAKEILNSSVFADRPVKESAYSLMFNRAIGFAPYGVYWRTLRKIAATHLFCPKQIKASEAQRFQIVRQMVTMFQLGGQDDVVRVRDALKLASLNNMMCSVFGRKYSLDCCNAETEELGKLVEEGYELLGMLNWSDHLSWLTEFDPQKIRLRCSRLVPKVNKFVSRIINEHKAQLGDVHPDFVHVLLSLQGSERLSDSDMIAVLWEMIFRGTDTVAVLIEWILARMLIHPQVQSKVQTELDRIVGESRALTESDVSEMTYLPAVIKEVLRLHPPGPLLSWARLAITDTTVDGYHVPAGTTAMVNMWAITRDPDVWADPLEFQPERFVNGPDFSVLGSDLRLAPFGSGRRTCPGKTLGLTTVTFWVATLLHEFRFGPIENNGPVDLSEVLRLSCEMVNPLTVRVRPRHALHQTQ